In Georgenia soli, a genomic segment contains:
- a CDS encoding MFS transporter, whose amino-acid sequence MSPFQAPAPTRVAATVWGAGLAAYIVATTGRTSLGVAGLQAAERFDISASVLSLFVVVQLAVYAAAQVPVGIVLDKVGSRKVIFTGALILSCGQLMLAFVDTLPLALVARVLVGLGDATAFVSVLRLVPAWFPGQRVPLLTQMTGIVGQTGQIISAVPFLALLLGAGWTTAFASLAALGVFVAFLVLVVVRDHPTARATRRSGESVQPVGTGVEVPAAPVPAEATRVPISAVLREPGTWLGFFTHFVCLFPTNTFMLLWGVPFLTAGQGVSAAAASSLLTLAALTGVVTGPVTGFLQSRHPLRRSWLVLGAVAATVVVWGTVLLPASPRPMWQLALLVIVLTVSATASNIGFDFARTFVPSERLGTATGLVNVGGFVASLVAIFLVGAVLDVVRPDGAYTLDDFRLAMSSQALLWAVGLVGLLLCRRSTRRRMADRGVVVPPVREAVARMRRRRSGAS is encoded by the coding sequence GTGTCCCCGTTCCAGGCCCCCGCCCCGACCCGGGTGGCGGCCACGGTGTGGGGGGCCGGACTGGCGGCCTACATCGTCGCCACCACCGGTCGCACGTCCCTCGGCGTGGCGGGGCTGCAGGCCGCCGAGCGGTTCGACATCTCGGCGTCCGTGCTGTCCCTCTTCGTCGTCGTCCAGCTCGCCGTCTACGCCGCGGCCCAGGTCCCGGTCGGGATCGTCCTGGACAAGGTCGGCAGCCGGAAGGTCATCTTCACCGGCGCGTTGATCCTCTCCTGCGGCCAGCTCATGCTCGCGTTCGTCGACACGCTGCCCCTCGCGCTGGTCGCCCGCGTGCTGGTGGGTCTGGGCGACGCGACCGCCTTCGTCTCGGTGCTCCGGCTCGTCCCGGCCTGGTTCCCGGGCCAGCGCGTGCCGCTCCTGACCCAGATGACCGGCATCGTCGGGCAGACGGGGCAGATCATCTCCGCCGTCCCCTTCCTCGCCCTCCTTCTCGGTGCCGGGTGGACGACGGCGTTCGCGTCGCTGGCCGCGCTCGGCGTGTTCGTGGCCTTCCTGGTGCTCGTCGTGGTGCGCGACCACCCGACGGCTCGTGCCACGCGCCGGTCGGGGGAGTCGGTGCAGCCGGTGGGTACCGGCGTCGAGGTCCCCGCGGCCCCCGTGCCCGCGGAGGCGACCCGGGTGCCGATCTCCGCGGTTCTCCGGGAGCCGGGGACCTGGCTCGGTTTCTTCACGCACTTCGTGTGCCTGTTCCCCACGAACACCTTCATGCTGCTCTGGGGGGTGCCGTTCCTCACCGCCGGGCAGGGGGTGAGCGCCGCGGCGGCGAGCTCGTTGCTCACCCTCGCCGCGCTCACGGGCGTGGTCACGGGACCGGTCACCGGGTTCCTCCAGAGCCGGCACCCGCTGCGCCGCTCCTGGCTGGTGCTGGGCGCCGTCGCCGCGACCGTCGTCGTGTGGGGCACCGTGCTCCTCCCGGCGTCGCCGCGGCCGATGTGGCAGCTCGCGCTGCTGGTGATCGTGCTGACCGTCTCGGCGACCGCGTCGAACATCGGGTTCGACTTCGCGCGCACGTTCGTGCCGTCGGAGCGGCTGGGCACGGCCACGGGGCTCGTCAACGTCGGCGGGTTCGTGGCGTCGCTCGTCGCGATCTTCCTCGTCGGGGCGGTCCTCGACGTCGTCCGCCCGGACGGCGCGTACACCCTGGACGACTTCCGGCTGGCCATGTCCTCCCAGGCCCTGCTGTGGGCCGTCGGCCTCGTCGGGCTGCTGCTGTGCCGGCGGTCGACCCGGCGGCGCATGGCCGACCGCGGCGTGGTGGTGCCACCGGTGCGGGAGGCGGTCGCGCGGATGCGCCGTCGGCGGTCCGGCGCCTCCTGA
- a CDS encoding proteasome assembly chaperone family protein: MRDPHDLYSVSPEAFDNGPVPVLVHALRGAMDAGHAGEMVARHLLDSLPVERVVTFDSDALIDYRSRRPAMTFEDWRYTDYDEPVIALDRLRDDEGTELLLLHGPEPDLQWDRFTAAVVDLVEALGVQRTIGLQGIPMAVPHTRPISVTAHATRDGLVDPQRHLMGRVQIPGSAAGLLELRLGRTGHDALGFAANVPHYLAQSEYPQAAAELVRQVAASTGLALPVGELEAAAAETARQIEAQVSASAEVGAVVHALEQQYDAFMEAAAQPTHKTLLAEPDSLPTADEIGAELEAFLAEQQGDDGGQPEQA; encoded by the coding sequence ATGCGCGACCCCCACGACCTGTACTCCGTGAGCCCGGAGGCGTTCGACAACGGCCCTGTCCCCGTGCTCGTGCACGCCCTGCGCGGGGCGATGGACGCCGGCCACGCGGGGGAGATGGTCGCCCGGCACCTGCTGGACTCCCTCCCCGTCGAGCGGGTGGTGACCTTCGACTCCGACGCGCTGATCGACTACCGCTCCCGGCGGCCCGCCATGACCTTCGAGGACTGGCGCTACACCGACTACGACGAGCCGGTGATCGCCCTGGACCGCCTGCGCGACGACGAGGGCACGGAGCTGCTGCTGCTCCACGGGCCCGAGCCGGACCTGCAGTGGGACCGGTTCACCGCCGCGGTCGTCGACCTCGTGGAGGCGTTGGGCGTGCAGCGCACCATCGGCCTGCAGGGGATCCCCATGGCGGTCCCGCACACCCGGCCGATCAGTGTGACCGCCCACGCGACCCGGGACGGCCTCGTCGACCCGCAGCGCCACCTCATGGGCCGCGTGCAGATCCCGGGGAGCGCCGCGGGGCTGCTGGAGCTGCGGCTGGGCCGCACCGGCCACGACGCCCTGGGCTTCGCGGCCAACGTCCCGCACTACCTCGCGCAGTCCGAGTACCCGCAGGCGGCCGCGGAGCTGGTCCGCCAGGTGGCGGCCAGCACGGGGCTCGCCCTGCCCGTGGGTGAGCTCGAGGCCGCAGCCGCCGAGACCGCCCGCCAGATCGAGGCGCAGGTCTCCGCGTCGGCCGAGGTCGGGGCGGTGGTCCACGCGCTGGAGCAGCAGTACGACGCCTTCATGGAGGCCGCGGCGCAGCCGACCCACAAGACGCTGCTCGCCGAGCCCGACTCCCTGCCCACCGCGGACGAGATCGGCGCGGAGCTCGAGGCGTTCCTCGCCGAGCAGCAGGGCGACGACGGCGGGCAGCCCGAGCAGGCCTGA
- a CDS encoding HelD family protein, whose amino-acid sequence MPASTVEAAIAQEQQYLDVVYARLDELRAAYGQRLAQVRRGGPSGSPQNRSERDAFAAHYEDTVARLDHVENRLVFGRLDLRGASEPRYVGRIGMSDAEHDQLLVDWRAPSAQPFYQATAAHPGDVVRRRHLMTRARTVVGVEDELLDHAHLDAEVADGLTGEGALFAAMSAAREGRMSDIVATIQAEQDAVIRSPLDGVLVVQGGPGTGKTAVALHRAAYLLYAHRQRLERSGVLLVGPSRVFLRYIEQVLPSLGETDVVATTMAELLPGTTATAADREEVAEVKGRADMAKVLSRAVRALQRVPAGVQELDVEGVRLHLRPEDVRTAMARARRTGLPHNQARETFALAMLDVLVREYAVARGGEGDDDPEDRAWLREDVRTARDVRRAVNLCWMPTTPHGLLERLYARPDLLAAHARGLSTRDRELLHREKGSPWTVADVPLLDELAELLGPHEQAEAARAAAEARLQAAEEVRYAQEAITSQGLGMGMVTAEMLAERFAATGPRLTTAERAAADRTWTYGHVVVDEAQELSPMAWRALLRRCPSRSMTVVGDLAQRSGHRPARSWAEVLGAAGSEHVREAVLTVSYRTPATVMDTATEVMTALGAEPSYPVRAARDLPDALAVTRAGQEDLPDATVAVVRGELSFLDAEVGAGAGRVAVIVPSGAERTAREALLAHDDLRDALTSGHGDLLGARVAVVDAVQAKGLEYDVVVLLEPAAILASGAGDLYVAMTRPTRRLHVVHAEDLPEGFPA is encoded by the coding sequence GTGCCGGCATCGACAGTCGAGGCGGCGATCGCCCAGGAGCAGCAGTACCTGGACGTCGTCTACGCCCGGCTGGACGAGCTGCGTGCCGCCTACGGGCAGCGGCTGGCCCAGGTGCGACGGGGCGGCCCGTCGGGCTCGCCGCAGAACCGCTCCGAGCGCGACGCGTTCGCGGCGCACTACGAGGACACCGTGGCACGGCTGGACCACGTGGAGAACCGCCTCGTCTTCGGCCGGCTCGACCTGCGCGGGGCGTCCGAGCCCCGTTACGTCGGCCGCATCGGCATGTCGGACGCCGAGCACGACCAGCTGCTCGTCGACTGGCGGGCCCCGAGCGCCCAGCCCTTCTACCAGGCGACCGCGGCCCACCCGGGCGACGTCGTGCGCCGTCGCCACCTGATGACGCGCGCCCGCACGGTGGTCGGGGTCGAGGACGAGCTCCTCGACCACGCGCACCTGGACGCCGAGGTCGCCGACGGGCTCACCGGTGAGGGTGCCCTGTTCGCGGCGATGTCCGCGGCTCGTGAGGGCCGCATGAGCGACATCGTGGCCACCATCCAGGCCGAGCAGGACGCGGTGATCCGCTCCCCGCTCGACGGCGTGCTGGTGGTCCAGGGCGGCCCGGGCACGGGCAAGACGGCCGTGGCCCTCCACCGTGCCGCGTACCTGCTGTACGCGCACCGCCAGCGCCTGGAGCGCTCGGGCGTGCTGCTCGTCGGCCCGTCGCGGGTCTTCCTGCGCTACATCGAGCAGGTGCTGCCCTCGCTCGGCGAGACCGACGTCGTCGCCACCACCATGGCGGAGCTCCTCCCCGGGACGACGGCGACCGCCGCGGACCGCGAGGAGGTCGCCGAGGTCAAGGGCCGCGCGGACATGGCGAAGGTGCTCTCGCGCGCGGTCCGGGCGCTCCAGCGGGTCCCCGCGGGGGTCCAGGAGCTCGATGTCGAGGGCGTGAGGCTGCACCTGCGCCCGGAGGACGTGCGCACCGCCATGGCGCGTGCCCGCCGGACCGGGCTGCCCCACAACCAGGCCCGGGAGACGTTCGCGCTCGCGATGCTCGACGTCCTGGTGCGCGAGTACGCCGTCGCCCGCGGCGGCGAGGGGGACGACGACCCCGAGGACCGCGCGTGGCTGCGCGAGGACGTGCGCACCGCCCGGGACGTGCGCCGGGCCGTGAACCTGTGCTGGATGCCCACCACCCCGCACGGGCTGCTCGAACGGCTCTACGCGCGCCCGGACCTGCTCGCCGCCCACGCCCGCGGCCTGTCCACGAGGGACCGGGAGCTGCTGCACCGGGAGAAGGGGTCGCCGTGGACGGTGGCCGACGTCCCCCTGCTGGACGAGCTCGCCGAGCTGCTCGGCCCGCACGAGCAGGCGGAGGCGGCCCGGGCGGCCGCCGAGGCACGCCTGCAGGCGGCCGAGGAGGTGCGCTACGCCCAGGAAGCCATCACCTCCCAGGGCCTGGGCATGGGCATGGTCACCGCGGAGATGCTCGCCGAGCGCTTCGCGGCCACCGGGCCGCGGCTGACGACGGCGGAGCGCGCCGCCGCCGACCGCACGTGGACCTACGGCCACGTCGTGGTCGACGAGGCGCAGGAGCTCTCCCCCATGGCGTGGCGCGCGCTGCTGCGCCGCTGCCCGTCCCGGTCGATGACGGTGGTCGGGGACCTGGCCCAGCGCAGCGGGCACCGGCCGGCACGCTCCTGGGCGGAGGTCCTCGGGGCCGCCGGCAGCGAGCACGTGCGCGAGGCCGTCCTCACCGTCAGCTACCGCACTCCCGCGACCGTCATGGACACCGCGACAGAGGTCATGACGGCGCTCGGGGCGGAGCCGAGCTACCCCGTCCGGGCGGCGCGCGACCTGCCGGACGCCCTGGCGGTCACCCGGGCCGGGCAGGAGGACCTGCCGGACGCCACGGTCGCCGTCGTGCGCGGAGAGCTCTCCTTCCTGGACGCCGAGGTGGGCGCCGGCGCCGGCCGCGTGGCCGTCATCGTGCCCTCGGGCGCCGAGCGCACCGCCCGCGAGGCGCTGCTCGCGCACGACGACCTGCGTGACGCACTGACGTCGGGGCACGGTGACCTGCTCGGGGCGCGCGTCGCCGTCGTCGACGCCGTGCAGGCCAAGGGTCTGGAGTACGACGTGGTCGTGCTCCTCGAGCCGGCCGCGATCCTCGCCTCCGGCGCCGGCGACCTGTACGTGGCGATGACCCGTCCCACCCGGAGGCTGCACGTGGTCCACGCCGAGGACCTGCCCGAAGGGTTCCCCGCCTGA
- the serA gene encoding phosphoglycerate dehydrogenase: protein MARALLLENPHPDADPILADAGFEVVRHPGAMEEDELIEALEGVDLLGIRSTTHVTERVLAAHPELTAIGAFCIGTNQIDLRAAARRGIAVFNAPFSNTRSVVELAVAEIIALTRRLTVRDKALHAGVWDKTASGSHEVRGRTLGIIGYGNIGTQLSVVAEALGMRVVFYDTAEKLALGNAHRMGSLAEVLAVADIVTLHVDGRAGNAGMFGREQFEQMKHGASFLNLSRGFLVDYSVLREKILDGSISGAAVDVFPQEPRKNGDPFDSELRGLPNVILTPHVGGSTQEAQENIGHFVANKLSKYVRAGSTDLSVNLPRLTLQPSDAARYRIAFVHRNTPGVLALVNQTFAEHGANIEGQILGTVGEIGYVVTDIGSELPREAVEAVRGMEDTLRLRVMVRPGYEDTADLWQ, encoded by the coding sequence GTGGCCCGCGCACTGCTCCTCGAGAACCCCCACCCCGACGCCGACCCGATCCTGGCTGACGCCGGCTTCGAGGTGGTCAGGCACCCCGGCGCGATGGAGGAGGACGAGCTGATCGAGGCCCTCGAGGGCGTCGACCTGCTCGGCATCCGCTCCACGACCCACGTCACGGAGCGGGTGCTCGCCGCCCACCCGGAGCTGACGGCGATCGGCGCGTTCTGCATCGGCACGAACCAGATCGACCTGCGCGCCGCCGCCCGCCGCGGCATCGCCGTGTTCAACGCCCCGTTCTCCAACACCCGCTCGGTGGTGGAGCTGGCCGTCGCGGAGATCATCGCGCTGACCCGCCGCCTCACCGTGCGTGACAAGGCCCTGCACGCCGGCGTGTGGGACAAGACCGCCTCGGGCTCGCACGAGGTCCGCGGCCGCACCCTCGGCATCATCGGCTACGGCAACATCGGCACCCAGCTCTCCGTGGTGGCCGAGGCGCTGGGCATGCGCGTGGTGTTCTACGACACCGCCGAGAAGCTCGCGCTCGGCAACGCCCACCGCATGGGCTCGCTCGCCGAGGTGCTCGCCGTCGCCGACATCGTCACCCTCCACGTGGACGGCCGGGCCGGCAACGCCGGGATGTTCGGGCGCGAGCAGTTCGAGCAGATGAAGCACGGCGCCTCGTTCCTCAACCTCTCGCGCGGGTTCCTCGTGGACTACTCGGTGCTCCGGGAGAAGATCCTCGACGGGTCGATCTCCGGTGCCGCCGTCGACGTCTTCCCGCAGGAGCCGCGCAAGAACGGCGACCCCTTCGACTCCGAGCTGCGCGGTCTGCCGAACGTGATCCTCACGCCGCACGTGGGTGGGTCCACCCAGGAGGCCCAGGAGAACATCGGTCACTTCGTGGCGAACAAGCTGAGCAAGTACGTGCGGGCCGGGTCCACCGACCTCTCGGTCAACCTCCCCCGCCTCACGCTCCAGCCGTCGGACGCGGCGCGCTACCGCATCGCCTTCGTCCACCGCAACACCCCGGGTGTGCTGGCCCTGGTCAACCAGACCTTCGCCGAGCACGGCGCCAACATCGAGGGGCAGATCCTCGGCACGGTCGGCGAGATCGGTTACGTGGTCACGGACATCGGCTCGGAGCTGCCCCGCGAGGCGGTCGAGGCGGTGCGCGGGATGGAGGACACCCTGCGCCTGCGCGTCATGGTGCGCCCGGGCTACGAGGACACCGCCGACCTCTGGCAGTGA
- the mgrA gene encoding L-glyceraldehyde 3-phosphate reductase, producing the protein MFTPAPERYDSMTYRRCGRSGLDLPAIALGLWQNFGESNPYATQRDIVLRAVDRGITHIDLANNYGPPPGSAEKHFGRMLAEDLAGLRDELVISTKAGYDMWPGPYGNGGSRKYLLASLDQSLERMGLDYVDLFYSHRFDDTTPLRETLGALKTAVDSGRALYAGISSYSAERTREAFEIADEIGLDILVHQPSYSMLNRWVEQGEPSLLDVLGETGTGAVVFSPLAQGMLTNKYLDGVPEGSRAARGGSLRREFLEESTLENIRALNEIAARRGQTLAQMAIAWVLRDPRVTTALVGASSVAQLEDSVRALDNLEFTEDELAQIDHHAVDAGINIWAPRSSDL; encoded by the coding sequence ATGTTCACCCCCGCGCCTGAGCGCTACGACTCCATGACCTACCGCCGCTGCGGCCGCAGCGGCCTGGACCTGCCCGCGATCGCCCTGGGGCTGTGGCAGAACTTCGGCGAGAGCAACCCGTACGCCACCCAGCGCGACATCGTGCTGCGCGCCGTCGACCGGGGCATCACCCACATCGACCTCGCGAACAACTACGGTCCGCCTCCCGGCTCGGCCGAGAAGCACTTCGGCCGGATGCTCGCCGAGGACCTCGCCGGCCTGCGCGACGAGCTCGTCATCTCCACCAAGGCCGGTTACGACATGTGGCCGGGGCCGTACGGCAACGGCGGGTCCCGCAAGTACCTGCTGGCCTCGCTCGACCAGTCCCTCGAGCGCATGGGGCTCGACTACGTCGACCTGTTCTACTCCCACCGGTTCGACGACACCACGCCGCTGCGGGAGACGCTCGGTGCCCTGAAGACGGCGGTGGACTCCGGGCGCGCACTGTACGCGGGGATCTCGTCCTACTCCGCCGAGCGCACCCGCGAGGCGTTCGAGATCGCCGACGAGATCGGCCTGGACATCCTCGTGCACCAGCCCTCGTACTCGATGCTGAACCGGTGGGTCGAGCAGGGCGAGCCGAGCCTCCTCGACGTGCTGGGCGAGACCGGCACGGGCGCCGTCGTCTTCTCCCCGCTCGCCCAGGGGATGCTGACGAACAAGTACCTCGACGGCGTCCCCGAGGGCTCCCGGGCCGCGCGGGGCGGCTCGCTGCGGCGGGAGTTCCTCGAGGAGTCCACCCTCGAGAACATCCGGGCCCTGAACGAGATCGCCGCACGCCGCGGGCAGACCCTCGCGCAGATGGCCATCGCCTGGGTGCTGCGCGACCCTCGTGTGACGACCGCCCTCGTCGGTGCCTCCAGCGTCGCCCAGCTGGAGGACTCGGTCCGGGCGCTCGACAACCTGGAGTTCACCGAGGACGAGCTGGCGCAGATCGACCACCATGCCGTCGACGCCGGCATCAACATCTGGGCGCCCCGCTCCTCCGACCTGTGA
- a CDS encoding AMP-binding protein has product MTETESPAPARPGYAPGVPAEIEVPDRPVPTLLADAARRYGDRVALDFLGADTTYRDLVDQVERAAGMLRKAGVRPGDRVALVLPNCPQHVVAFYAVLRLGAVVAEHNPLAPTSEIQAQLAAHGARVVVCWEKAVDQVAPGGDLGGRRILTVNLAAALPRRSRLLLRLPVRAARSQREILRGPVPAGTRSWERMLAAAPRLDPAHPLPRAEDLAVLIHTGGTTGTPKAVALTHRNLMANVVQGAAWVHGLRPGEETIYSVLPFFHAFGMTLCLTFAVHFGATQVVLPRFDVDMVLAAMRRHPATFFPGVPPIFDKLETAARERGVDMSSVRYAISGAMALSPNVARRWEDLTGGLIIEGYGMTESSPVALGSPMGPGRRPGTLGLPFPSTDIRIVDPEDPARDVPDGQQGELLVRGPQVFAGYFGRPEETAEVLLEGGWLRTGDIVRRDEQGFVVLADRRKELIISGGFNIYPSQVEEAVRSMPGVIDVAVVGVPDESYGESVVAALVVAPGTHVDLAQVRAWTHERLAHYAMPRRVAILDELPRSQLGKVLRRKVREQVLAAGEHVRSAGEHVRSAAEQVRSQLQERDTRAPAAASERPGTQAGPRDADSGSPTAERDARGL; this is encoded by the coding sequence ATGACCGAGACCGAGTCGCCCGCACCCGCACGCCCGGGCTACGCCCCCGGGGTGCCCGCGGAGATCGAGGTGCCGGACCGGCCGGTCCCCACCCTGCTGGCCGACGCCGCGCGCCGGTACGGGGACCGGGTCGCCCTGGACTTCCTCGGGGCGGACACCACCTACCGCGATCTCGTCGACCAGGTGGAGCGCGCGGCCGGCATGCTGCGCAAGGCCGGGGTCCGGCCGGGCGACAGGGTGGCCCTGGTGCTGCCGAACTGCCCCCAGCACGTGGTCGCGTTCTACGCCGTGCTGCGCCTGGGCGCCGTCGTCGCCGAGCACAACCCGCTCGCACCCACCTCGGAGATCCAGGCGCAGCTCGCCGCGCACGGCGCGCGGGTGGTGGTCTGCTGGGAGAAGGCGGTCGACCAGGTGGCGCCGGGCGGTGACCTCGGCGGCCGGCGGATCCTCACCGTCAACCTCGCCGCCGCCCTCCCCCGCCGCTCGCGCCTGCTGCTGCGCCTGCCGGTCCGGGCGGCGCGCAGCCAGCGCGAGATCCTGCGCGGCCCGGTCCCGGCGGGGACCCGCAGCTGGGAACGGATGCTGGCGGCCGCCCCGCGTCTCGACCCGGCGCACCCGCTGCCGCGGGCGGAGGACCTGGCGGTGCTCATCCACACCGGGGGCACCACCGGCACGCCGAAGGCGGTCGCCCTGACCCACCGCAACCTCATGGCGAACGTGGTGCAGGGCGCCGCCTGGGTCCACGGGCTGCGGCCGGGCGAGGAGACCATCTACTCGGTACTGCCGTTCTTCCACGCCTTCGGGATGACGCTGTGCCTGACGTTCGCCGTCCACTTCGGCGCCACGCAGGTGGTGCTGCCGCGCTTCGACGTCGACATGGTGCTCGCCGCGATGAGGCGCCACCCGGCCACGTTCTTCCCCGGGGTCCCGCCCATCTTCGACAAGCTCGAGACCGCGGCGCGCGAGCGGGGGGTCGACATGTCGTCCGTGCGGTACGCCATCTCCGGGGCCATGGCGCTCTCCCCCAACGTGGCGCGACGCTGGGAGGACCTGACGGGCGGGCTGATCATCGAGGGCTACGGCATGACCGAGTCCTCGCCCGTGGCGCTCGGGAGCCCCATGGGGCCCGGGCGGCGGCCCGGGACCCTCGGCCTGCCGTTCCCGTCGACCGACATCCGGATCGTCGACCCGGAGGATCCCGCCCGCGACGTGCCCGACGGCCAGCAGGGTGAGCTCCTCGTCCGCGGCCCGCAGGTCTTCGCCGGCTACTTCGGCCGGCCCGAGGAGACGGCCGAGGTGCTGCTGGAGGGCGGCTGGCTGCGCACCGGCGACATCGTCCGGCGCGACGAGCAGGGCTTCGTGGTGCTCGCCGACCGGCGCAAGGAGCTCATCATCTCCGGCGGCTTCAACATCTACCCGTCCCAGGTCGAGGAGGCGGTGCGCTCCATGCCGGGCGTCATCGACGTGGCCGTGGTGGGGGTGCCGGACGAGTCCTACGGCGAGAGCGTGGTGGCCGCCCTGGTCGTCGCGCCGGGGACCCACGTGGATCTCGCCCAGGTCAGGGCGTGGACCCACGAGCGGCTGGCGCACTACGCGATGCCGCGGCGGGTGGCGATCCTCGACGAGCTGCCCCGCTCGCAGCTGGGCAAGGTGCTGCGCCGCAAGGTCCGCGAGCAGGTGCTCGCGGCCGGCGAGCACGTCCGTTCCGCGGGCGAGCACGTCCGTTCGGCCGCGGAGCAGGTCCGTTCGCAGCTGCAGGAGAGGGACACGCGGGCACCCGCCGCGGCGTCCGAGCGCCCGGGCACGCAGGCCGGGCCGCGCGACGCCGACTCCGGGTCGCCGACGGCGGAGCGGGACGCGCGCGGGCTGTGA
- the nrdR gene encoding transcriptional regulator NrdR has protein sequence MHCPFCRHADTRVIDSRTAEDGSAIRRRRQCPSCGRRFSTVETSSLTVVKRSGATEPFSRDKVVAGVRKACQGRPVSDDDLALLAQQVEETLRSSGAAQIDAHEIGLAILGPLRQLDEVAYLRFASVYSSFSSLKDFEEAIAILRAERADRGPAGQDDGLTDGSADLGPAGEVEQAPTH, from the coding sequence GTGCACTGCCCGTTCTGCCGTCATGCCGACACCCGGGTGATCGACTCGCGCACGGCCGAGGACGGGTCGGCCATCCGCCGTCGTCGCCAGTGCCCCTCCTGCGGGCGGCGCTTCAGCACGGTGGAGACGTCGAGCCTGACGGTGGTCAAGCGGTCCGGCGCCACGGAACCGTTCAGCCGCGACAAGGTGGTCGCTGGCGTGCGCAAGGCCTGCCAGGGACGTCCGGTGTCCGACGACGACCTCGCGCTCCTCGCCCAGCAGGTCGAGGAGACCCTGCGCTCGTCCGGGGCGGCGCAGATCGACGCGCACGAGATCGGGCTGGCGATCCTCGGGCCGCTGCGTCAGCTCGACGAGGTGGCCTACCTGAGGTTCGCCAGCGTGTACTCCTCCTTCAGCAGCCTCAAGGACTTCGAGGAGGCGATCGCCATCCTGCGGGCCGAGCGGGCCGACCGCGGGCCGGCCGGGCAGGACGACGGTCTCACGGACGGTTCCGCCGACCTGGGCCCCGCCGGCGAGGTCGAGCAGGCACCGACGCACTGA
- a CDS encoding LysM peptidoglycan-binding domain-containing protein, producing the protein MSAVLAHPAWQPAQAPGARPARRRTGVRPARRGNLQLVGPGFVPQVGAPAAADGRSRAAEARSEASGRLRLTARGRGVVTALALVLATAVSVGVGALVGVAVNPAVGGETTTVTVGAGETLWSLASAVAEPGEDPRELVEHITTLNGLASSELAVGQELVVPAG; encoded by the coding sequence ATGAGTGCAGTCCTCGCACATCCCGCGTGGCAGCCCGCCCAGGCCCCGGGCGCCCGCCCGGCACGGCGCCGTACCGGCGTGCGCCCCGCGCGCCGCGGCAACCTCCAGCTCGTCGGCCCGGGGTTCGTGCCGCAGGTCGGGGCACCGGCAGCGGCCGACGGCCGGAGCCGTGCCGCCGAGGCTCGTTCGGAGGCGTCAGGACGCCTCCGTCTCACCGCACGCGGGCGAGGTGTCGTCACCGCTCTCGCGCTCGTGCTGGCCACGGCCGTCTCGGTCGGGGTCGGGGCGCTCGTCGGTGTCGCGGTCAACCCCGCCGTGGGCGGGGAGACGACCACCGTGACGGTCGGTGCCGGGGAGACCCTCTGGTCGCTGGCGAGCGCCGTGGCAGAGCCGGGCGAGGACCCGCGGGAGCTCGTGGAGCACATCACGACGCTGAACGGCCTCGCCTCCTCCGAGCTCGCGGTGGGCCAGGAGCTCGTGGTCCCCGCGGGGTGA
- the lexA gene encoding transcriptional repressor LexA has protein sequence MILETIRDAVSSRGYPPSMREIGEAVGLTSPSSVKHQLGVLERKGFVRRDPNRPRALELTSRSVPSPADPVGSMDADGLLTGSPTYVPVVGRIAAGGPILAEQTVEDVFPLPRQLVGDGELFLLKVVGESMIDAAICDGDWVVVRRQPVAENGEVVAAMIDGEATVKTFQRKDGHVWLLPQNPAFSPIPGDESQILGRVVTVLRSL, from the coding sequence ATGATCCTGGAGACGATCCGGGACGCCGTCTCCTCGCGGGGCTACCCGCCCAGCATGCGCGAGATCGGCGAGGCCGTCGGGCTCACCAGCCCCTCCTCGGTCAAGCACCAGCTCGGGGTGCTCGAGCGGAAGGGCTTCGTGCGGCGCGACCCGAACCGGCCTCGTGCGCTCGAGCTGACGTCCAGGAGCGTGCCGTCGCCCGCCGACCCGGTGGGGTCGATGGACGCCGACGGCCTGCTCACCGGCTCACCGACGTACGTGCCGGTGGTCGGCCGCATCGCCGCCGGCGGTCCCATCCTGGCGGAGCAGACGGTCGAGGACGTCTTCCCGCTCCCGCGTCAGCTGGTCGGCGACGGTGAGCTGTTCCTGCTCAAGGTGGTCGGCGAGTCGATGATCGACGCGGCGATCTGCGACGGCGACTGGGTGGTGGTGCGCCGTCAGCCGGTGGCCGAGAACGGCGAGGTGGTCGCCGCGATGATCGACGGCGAGGCCACCGTCAAGACGTTCCAGCGCAAGGACGGGCACGTGTGGCTGCTGCCGCAGAACCCCGCCTTCTCCCCGATCCCCGGCGACGAGTCCCAGATCCTCGGGCGCGTGGTGACGGTCCTGCGCAGCCTCTGA